From Triticum aestivum cultivar Chinese Spring chromosome 4A, IWGSC CS RefSeq v2.1, whole genome shotgun sequence, a single genomic window includes:
- the LOC123082479 gene encoding uncharacterized protein, with protein MRKDFSCFRDGAVTTLAVAEPGSSADRLDRSLQAATACVYRLALASRKDLLVTVTWTRRSVVTSTPVADAAAAGATGLSVAVEEVQAEASSNSKPTLPPSSATPRRSAVKPAATATAQQRVVHLMHKRRGSRAFVTEGGTAVAVHWDTSEAKYAAASPEPCGGEYHLAVVADAELALLLGRGAAREELSRRFGAASPRPFAALVSRREQLRAPSSAEAASVAHSTRCRFRDGGAEHEVTVRCRGDRRRTSSSSGEHVDGEVAVSVDGKSIVEARRVGWNFRGNRTAVLGDGAVVEVMWDVHDWWFAGGLGAAQFMVKARGPGPADGGRVWMDEELASQGQPPAGFFLHMQCYRRSTRRSASASSDMCR; from the exons ATGCGGAAGGACTTCTCCTGCTTCCGCGACGGCGCGGTCACCACCCTCGCCGTCGCCGAGCCGGGCTCCTCCGCCGACCGCCTCGACCGCTCGCTCCAGGCCGCCACCGCCTGCGTCTACCGGCTCGCGCTCGCCTCGCGCAAGGACCTGCTCGTCACCGTCACCTGGACCCGCCGCTCCGTGGTCACCAGCACCCCCGTCGCCGACGCCGCTGCCGCCGGGGCCACCGGGCTCTCCGTCGCCGTCGAGGAAGTCCAGGCCGAGGCCTCCAGCAACTCGAAGCCGACGCTCCCCCCGTCGTCCGCAACCCCGCGGAGGTCGGCGGTGAAGCCCGCGGCCACGGCTACCGCGCAGCAGCGGGTCGTGCACCTGATGCACAAGAGGCGCGGGAGCCGGGCCTTCGTCACGGAGGGCGGCACGGCGGTGGCCGTCCACTGGGACACGTCGGAGGCCAAGTACGCGGCGGCCTCGCCGGAGCCCTGCGGCGGGGAGTACCACCTCGCCGTGGTGGCCGACGCGGAGCTCGCGCTGCTCCTCGGCCGCGGGGCCGCGCGGGAGGAGCTGTCCCGCCGCTTCGGCGCCGCGTCGCCGCGCCCCTTCGCGGCCCTGGTGAGCCGGCGCGAGCAGCTCCGCGCGCCGTCGTCCGCGGAGGCGGCGTCGGTGGCGCACAGCACGCGGTGCCGGTTCCGGGACGGCGGGGCGGAGCACGAGGTGACGGTGCGCTGCCGCGGCGACCGGCGGAGGACGTCCTCCTCGTCGGGCGAGCACGTGGACGGGGAGGTGGCGGTGAGCGTGGACGGGAAGAGCATCGTGGAGGCGCGGCGCGTGGGGTGGAACTTCCGCGGCAACCGCACGGCCGTGCTGGGCGACGGCGCCGTGGTGGAGGTGATGTGGGACGTGCACGACTGGTGGTTCGCCGGGGGGCTCGGCGCGGCGCAGTTCATGGTGAAGGCGCGCGGACCCGGGCCGGCGGACGGCGGGCGGGTGTGGATGGACGAGGAGCTGGCCAGCCAGGGCCAGCCCCCCGCCGGCTTCTTCCTCCACATGCAGTGCTACCGCCG ATCGACAAGGAGATCAGCATCGGCATCATCCGACATGTGCCGCTAA